Part of the Vigna unguiculata cultivar IT97K-499-35 chromosome 3, ASM411807v1, whole genome shotgun sequence genome, agagagacagtggaaaataaaattagtgaataaaaataaataaaagaagaggagttgtgagaaaaataaatgaaaaaggaGTTGGAAGAAGAAGGAATGAAAGAGAAGTCGAAGAAAATTACTTACTAAGTTAGATGAATTTTTACCACCACAAGCTTTTATTCATTACTTCATGTGCATATTAATGcctaatttattaaacaatattcAACTTGTTGTTAAAGTTCATCCTTTCTATTTAAGTGAAACTATTATTTTCAGTAAGAATGCCTCTCATCACATTTCAGGCCATGTCATTTCTTCCAAATAATAGTTacttacattattattttaattaaatgatgaAATATTTGTGACAAATCTTTCTATCACAACTCATacattgttatatataattattaagcattttttctaaaaagaaaagattttatGACTTTATATTTAGGGTCCCTATATACAGTATAGAATAAATACCAATAAaatcacaataataattatacttgacaataatttattactTGTTATATTAGAATTTTCTTATTAGATTATAAGTATGTTAATCAATTATTTGTACATTCATGATAAGACTAAAAGTATAACAATAGAATcaattattctatattttttatgattacttaatctattttttgtaaaagattATCAGATTTAACTTTtccattaaatatattttgatcttattatttattatattccattttatgTTAGGGGTTCTCGTAATAATTTTTCAGATTTTAActttctcaaaaaataaattttgatattattatttattacccCATTCTATCTTAGGGATACTCATCTTCTTAATTTCTAAAGAAAATTTTCTACCCAGCTATTATTCATATATCACACtgtattatatttcataatattgcACACAGCAAGTTATAGCTTGTGACTTTCTTTGTAAAAAGTCTAatctaaacaaattatttttttaattaacttcaTATTCCGGACACAGTAAATGTGATGGACTATTGAAGTTTGCTTTGAACTAAAGATGTTCTCAAGAAGTTACATAATGTATCAAACCTTTTGATGTGATTTCTCATACCAacttaaataacaaaaacatttttcactaatattttcgagtatgtaaataaaatacatataaattaaacttaCTGAATCATCATCATTAACTACcagaaataataattacaataattaaagaaatttgtaAAGATAGATGAttaccaaataaataataaagggTAGCGATATGTCAGTTCCATTCGAGttcgtgacatttttttttagttcGGTTAAGATTGTTTTCTAGCTTAGGCttcaaactaaaaataaaaccaattcaattaaaaaaataagttataagcatataatgtaattaattctttgctgttaaaaaaaatttaattaattgacgAGTATACATGTTTAGATTTTGGTTTCAGATTATTCCCAATCATCTTAACatgttaaaatttgtgttttCAAAGTTAAAAACATTGGTGGTTTGTTTTTGCTGtgttaaaagaaaaggaaaaccaCGAGAGTGTGATAAACTTTTTGATTATAGCGACCCACGCTTAATAAATGTTGAACATTATTTCAGCATATGGAATGATGAAGCAGTATAATTGATTGGTGTATATGAGTTTCATAATCAGGATTCGTGAACTCATTCACTAATTACTGGAATGTATTTTCTCATTTCAtactttcttcttttcattattttcagatatttttaattttttcgaCAACAAATATCATTACTAATTATATATGGTATTTTATATGATTGGGATAATCACTGTAGTTGCGGTGTGTCACAGAATAAGTTATTATAAGATACCAAGCATGCACAATATagttatatttacttttttttctatggTAAAGTTTAAATTGGTCTTTCTGTACTTTTTAACAGTTTTCATGTCTTAATTATTctctaaatattattgttaactATGATTTGGTACCAAATATAAATCAATGCCTGGGTACCAGTATTTATTGTTTCCGTTTTCTCTTCATGCATTCTGAAGACGGCGCAACAAAGTTGGGGTTGATTCTCTACCATCGCTGACCTCGTTGCCCATTTTTCGCAGTAATTCTCTGCAACTTGTTCTGCTCTCATGCTTTTTGGTGTTTCTTGGATTTTCTTTCAAGAACAACGAAAGAACCGTTTCCTTCAAAAGATCAAGAACTTGTCTTGGTTCAGCATGTTTCCCCATTAATTTTTCCTTAAAGGAAATAGGCTTAACCATCGATATAAGAAGATAACGAAAAGGTCATATTATTACAGATACTTATCGAGAAGATTTCTCTGTGAtaggttatatattttttcatatatgggtTATGGTCATGGTTATAGTCAtcgagagattgtggttctatatagttatatgacattagtcttacccATATAAGATCTTAGACACCACTTTAactccaaaaccttaaggcaatgttgttatgggtctttattcttatatagtgtttaattttgtcttttatattcaatgtgggactttaactcacacttggactattcccaacaatctcccctcaagggtgagtcccttgttgtttttttcatatggtatatttccCTTCAAGTATATGAGTGACCCctttttggttatggttatgcggtcagtcactccgaaccatcggctctgatacacTGATGGGTTTATAtgttttcatatataatatGGTTATGGTCATAAGCATGTTTATGGATATTGAGAGATTGTgattctatatggttatataacattagtcttacacatataagaccttagacaccactttaaCTACAAAACCTTAAAGCAATGTTGTTATGGATCTTTATTGTTACatagtatttaactttgtcttttatatccaatgtgggactttgactcacacttggactattcccaacactCTGTAACCTACTAATACTTACTACCTCTATCGTCATTAAACTTCacgtaaaatatatttgacatacctttttaaaatataattactaatttacttcttttattaatacaataataacaattttatatctcaattacatttatttatgtttattattattttatcaataaaaggATTTGCGTAACTTTTTGGGAAAAAAATCGATATAAAAATACtctaaactttataaaaaagACTTACAATATCAAGCTTTTTGCATGATGAACGACGTCAGAGGACAACCTATACAAGGGACGTGCATAAGTTCAGCTGTTGATATAACATTTTATGAATAAAGCAGCAATCGCCAAACgcctttttattcataaaaatgcTCTCAAACATTGACTGGGTGCTACATATCAAGCTTTCTTGCAGCAAGGTTTCACTCTGCAGCATTTATTTTCCCTAGTTGAGAAATGAACAATCTGCTTGCTAATGTGCTTCTGACTTGAAAGGGGTCGTAAAGTCGCCCACGAGCCATAGAATGTTTCCGCAGCTTGTGCAGAAAAACCATTATTGCTAAGGTCTAGTAATTGCAAGTTCTTTGCCTTACCAATAGCAATTGCAAACTGTTGCACCAAATGGCACTCGGGAGATGAATTTCTTTGACATGAACTGGCACAGCTGTCGTCAATTCCAGAAGCAGCAGCTTCCACAGGAATATCTTCACTATCAGCAACTTCCAGCTTGTAGTTGGCTGCGTTTAAAGAGCAAAGGACCTCTTGATTATCATCAACTTGCATAGTATCTAGTTTCTGCTCCTGGTTTTGTGAGCAGCTTTTTACTGATAAATCATATTGTAGAGCGGAATTTTCCTTTGGAACAGAATTATCAGCAATATTAAGTTCTTCAATGCAGCTGTTCTCTGATAAAAGAATAAGTATATTCATAAAATAGTGGTAGCTTTAAAAAACGAATTAACCagataaaatttaatgactGACTACCTGCAAGAGCCTCAATTATGTGAAGGATTCCAGTAAGCCCAAGTTGACACTTTCTAAGAACCAAAACTTTGAGACAGCACTGGGGGTTTACGAGAAGTGAAAATAAAGTATCGCTACCCTGTATTTATTAGAGAATTTAAACAAACCATGAATAACAAGACTGATTAAAGTCACAAAATTATCACTAAAACAGTCACAACTATACACCTAAATCAATAAATTGCAAACCAGTAGGTAATGAAATAGTATGAACAGCCAGATTCTGTTGACTGTTGTAGCAATACACAAATAAACTAGCCAAGGAAATATGCACTACAATGATATTAGCAATAGAGATCCAGTTACAGGCAACAAACCTCAGGCATGATAGGATTTCCTTCTAGGTTTAGCTCTAGGATGgaacaaaagaaattaacacTGGTGTTTAAAACAAAGTTACATGTTAGACCACAATATGATAGGTCAAGCTTCACAAGCTCTTCATTCCCTTTGAGCAAAGAATCTACTAATTTGTTCGCCCCTTCCTGCAGTGTATTGCCTTTATCATCAGTAGACCATGTGGGCAAGGCAAACTGGATTAAACAATAATAGTATAATAACGTGAAAGTGCAGTAGTAGGAGATAAGTTTTACTCACAGTTCCAATGCCCGTGCCTCCAAGCATTAGTCCTGATAAAGTTAAGCTCCCTGCAAGCTTGCAAAGGGTATCGACAACTGGTTTGCCTAGTTTTAGACCACTCATATTCAACTCAGAAAACCTACAATGGgcaaacttatttaaatttatgtatgctctaaaaaagtaaaatttatttaaggaTGCTGCTACACGGAGATGGATGGTGACATTGGTACCATTGATTTTACCTCTTCAGAGTAGAAAGCTTGCACAGAAGATTAACTGTAGCATTTCCTGATACAGGGCTGTTGTATCCTGTCAAAGTTAGATCATCCGTTACGCTGGAAGACTACTTGTATCGAGGATTTGAAGATAATGATAGATTCATCATACCTATACATAGATGGGCAAGGGCAGATCTGGAGTCCAATGCATCTGCTACTTTTTGAATTGTTCTGGATGTGACACAACAGTTCTCTATGTTCAAGCTACAAAGAGCTGCAAAACATATAATGTAAGTAAATAGAAGTAGAGGAATATCTACGGCAAGAATCCACATACAAGCACATTTGAGAGACCATAAACACTTCTCAgcataaatttgatataaaCATTTTCACAGCACAGAGCAAAACCATGTACACTAGAAAGGACAGAAGGGACAGATACGgcaatgattatatttttagagatggcaaaaacattattaaaattgCCAGAGGTTTAAGTCATGTAGCTTACCTGTACAGTTTTTTAAGATTGTCGAAAGGTATGATCCACATGCATCAGTAAGACGGTTTCCAGATATGTTAAGAACTTCTAGTCTAGCAAATAGCAGTGAACACTCGCAAATCTGACAGAAACAAGCAAAGTCAATATATTAGTAAATTTGAGATTACTCgtgcaaaagaagaaaagtgtTCTTTTATTCTATTAACCAagaattataaatagattattcatgtgtaaatacaaaatagaatgatttgaaaatcattgaaaaaatGGCCTTTGGTTGGGACAAGGCAGTGATGATATTTTGGTGATTAAGACctaatcattcattttttttttcagaaagtATCATAACTAACATCAAGCGTATGCATCCATTATATTTGAGTTCAAATTCGggacatatttttcttttaatgaaacAATCATTTTAGACCTCATACCTAAACATCAGATTTAACAAGAACCAACTTTAGAAAAAGGAACAAGTGGACAAGCAAGGATCAGAAGGTTGCAAGTAGTATCATACCTGAAACAAGGTTGTCGGGCCAAAACGATTACAATGCAAATCCAGAGTTAAGCCACCATAAGATTGTCCCGATGCTGCGAACACTTTCTGAAGTTTTTCGATTGTTCCATTtcctaaaaatataatcaaCTCAATAAAGGTTTAATACATTTCTCTcgttatatttttatgtattttaattctTTCGTGGTTTTAGTTTCAAATATTCATTAATCACCAACAAAAGAACTTGTTACCAGATCTAGTCGATCTATAGCAAAACCTATAGCAAAAAGATCACAATCCAGAAAAAATGTACCTAACAAATTGTGAGAGAGGTCCAGCATCGCAAATGACTTTTGGGAATGCAGTGCATTTATCAATGGTGTAATTGACAAATCTTGCAGGTCGCAATCAGACACAACAATTTCGTCATCTGAAACCTGTTAAGGATAATAAGCCAAAACCAATTGTACATAAAAACAAGAAACATATTCAATCAAACATCTGAAAATGAGAAGGCATATCACTGTGCTGTGGCCATGAAAGAATCGAAACAGATAACATCCATCTTACCTCTAAATTGTAAAGCTTCGTCAGTACCTTGATGTTCGGTACCTCAGACAACTCCTTGCAGCAGTCTACGTACATTTTTATCAAGCGCTTGTGAATCCATCCTGTAAAGGATATAAAAATCATGCGTCTCACTTGGAGATAGATGGTGGAAAGCTAAAAGCTGATGTTAAATACAGTTTCAATACAGGATAAGCCTATAACTGTCTTCCGCTATCAACTCCCCATATTTATTGCTATTGCTACCATAAATTGCAAATTGCAATGATCAATGTATATCAAGTGATGagtcaaattaattttaattttaatcaatagaCAACAACCGATCAATTAGtctagattttcaaatatttatgtcAACTGACCTGCAAGTAGTTAAATATCTTGAATGTGAAGTTCTTGACGAGAAACCAgatcagaagaaaaaaaaaatactcgaGGACACagcataaaaaatttaatggtgATAATATTGAATAAACAAAGAATGCTAGTATCGACATACCATCAACAGAAGCTTCAACCATGTCATTTCCCATAACTTCTTTAAGATGTTCAACAGTTTCCAGGGATTCCATATTTCTTCCAGCACATTTCATATGCTCAATAATGGGCAACAAACCTATtcacaaaatttgtaagtacaCCCAGTTGATAAAACATGGGAGTTGATAAAACTGCAACTTAATAGTAATAGACTAATATTGAAGAATGGAACTAGTTGCTTGATAGTTTGGTGTGGTTTCACACATTGGACACCGAGTATTTATTATATGCAATATGAATGCTTCCTGTGCCTTCTGCTAGTGTCGGATAAAATTCCATCCAGATCCATAAAACTCAGCAGGACAAGATTTGTCATAAACATGTTAGGCACAACCAAGTTATATATAGCCACATTTTTTGAACATCTATATGTTGGATCTTGCTGTGTGATTGCTCGTTTCTATAAGACTTATTGTTAGGTCACAAATTATGCTCAATATGAAGCTTAAAATAATGTAAGATATAAGACTACAATCAAAACATAGGCAAACTAAAGTCGTCATTTGGTGACACTAGCTACTCTTCCTCAATATCCGAGTTAGGCCAACCAATTGCTGCACCAAGATTAATTAATCCAAAATACTGGAAAAAAACATTCATAGTAAAACTTCCAACTAgctaagaaagaagaaaaactcaACATATgccaatcaaataaaaaaagactGATCACTTAggaaaatatattgaaaatgcaTCTATATTCACTTTGGGAAGAGTTAACCAATCCATGTTGAAAGTAGAGGTTAATCCATGTTTAAAGAATACACAATGGTAAATAAGAAAGCAACAGTAAATCCAAGCTTTGGTTAAGCAAACactaaaaaattgtacaaattgTGTACCCTCTGATCTCTTTTCCGACGGAAATTGTAGATAATATAAGCATGCAACTACAGCCTTCAAAGAGTCAATGTTTAACTGATCACCGGTGGTACACAAGGTTGCTTCAACGTGCATTATATCATTCCCAATCCGACATGCAATACATTTCTGGGACTAGAAAATAGAGGCAGCAAGTTAGAAAAATTGCTATTAGATGAGCATAACAATCTGTAAATGGCATGAACTCCCAAATATATTCACACTCCACTCATAACAATAAAACTCACGTCATTTTGGGGATGATGCAACCTGGGATGGGAAATATCATTTTGTTTGCCAGAGAAATCAGTGTCACATTTAGAACCAGTACGGAAATTGGCTTCAGCAACTACATCATTGCTCAAAGACCTAGAATGTCTGCCAGTTTTTGTGGCTGTATGTGGACTTGAACATTTGAAAGAACTACTACTTTCTTCAACATTAATTGCACTCTTAGATCCGTGCTCGGAGATAACCTGCCATCCCAAAAATAGAAAAGGCTAGGCGTTCACATGGACATACTTGAGCAAAGGTCGCACACATTCAACTAAGTGGAGATATCTTTACCTGAATTTTACAAGGACTGGCTTTACTCTTAACTGCAATCACGACACCATCAATCAGAATACATTCTCGGTATAATGGAATATTTGCATCACAGCAAAGcaaacaacaaagaaaacataCTGGCATTATAAGTAGGCAAATCATCTACCAGGCAATCATGATCTTTTCTGCTTGAAcatttcacctcatcatcatcatcatcatcatcatcagaaaGAATCACATGCGGACGTTTTCGACTAACAATTGTCTGATGATCACTGGTTTGATTTTTCAGACTACTGGGTGACTGCTCTGCTTGCTTGGTAGAGTTGAGAAGACTTTCTTTGTAGCCTGTTTTATTTTTGGATGAGCTTTTTATGGACTGATATAGGGACATAAGTGGTGCGTCATCTTCCGATTCTTCTCCAGTAGTTAGAGCTTTTGATCGAGAAATTGTCTTTGGAAAGCAAATATTATCAGACCCACTGTTAGACAGATAATCATCTGCTTCAGTATCAGTTTCATCTGCTTCAGTATCAGTTTCGGAGCAACAATCCTCTGACATATTTTTTGCTGCTGCCTCTTtttctttggatttttttagtttatcaaTTAGAAGTTTCAACCTcctataaaaattacaattgatCAGCACTAAATAACATGCCCATCAAAAGGACCCATGATAGTGGAAACAATAAAATGGACTCAGTTTGCATAGTACGAGATTTTTGCTTTCAGGGGTTTTAATACTAAAGGGGTCCAGTAGTAATTCAACAAAACTGCAAGAAATGTATATATGAGGAAACAGACTTCCATGATCCATTTACCTGGTCTCATCCTCATCATCAAATCTTATCATGTTGCTATAATGCATATTTTCCAAGGCAGAGAGTTGCAAATCAGGCAGATCTGCTTCAACAGCAATACTACACAAGATTGCAAgcaaataattaattcaaatcatCAAAAGGAAGCCAATACTCAGATTCca contains:
- the LOC114175694 gene encoding protein TONSOKU, translated to MAPRLKPAAKAAYRNAKAAYDIANAEGNHREEARWANVIGDILKNGGVYRKALKWLRIDYEISIKHLPDKHLLPTCQSLGEVYFRLNKFEKALIFQKKHLELARDANDIVEQQRANTQLGRTYHELFTQSDYDHNSIRNAKKYFKCAMDLAVKLKENPPNSKSSFLAEYIDAHNNIGMLEIDLENLHKAQKILITGLEICDEEEVAEFDDGRSRLHHNLGNVYMELRLWDDARKNIKRDIVICNRIGHCQGEAKGYINLGEMHYRTQRYDDAMAYYKKAFGLAKSLEDEKTLVEQIELNIETVKKAVKVMADITKEEQSLKKLKRDIAAARGTSHERKFLLQQNAVLESLVEKARTISALEKLCEFAKEKKKIASELCDRQRLADSYSDVAESYQKLRKFNKAIKWYKKSWQMFKNIGNLEGQARGKINIGNVLDSTNNWRDALDAFQESYSIAVEADLPDLQLSALENMHYSNMIRFDDEDETRRLKLLIDKLKKSKEKEAAAKNMSEDCCSETDTEADETDTEADDYLSNSGSDNICFPKTISRSKALTTGEESEDDAPLMSLYQSIKSSSKNKTGYKESLLNSTKQAEQSPSSLKNQTSDHQTIVSRKRPHVILSDDDDDDDDEVKCSSRKDHDCLVDDLPTYNAIKSKASPCKIQVISEHGSKSAINVEESSSSFKCSSPHTATKTGRHSRSLSNDVVAEANFRTGSKCDTDFSGKQNDISHPRLHHPQNDSQKCIACRIGNDIMHVEATLCTTGDQLNIDSLKAVVACLYYLQFPSEKRSEGLLPIIEHMKCAGRNMESLETVEHLKEVMGNDMVEASVDGWIHKRLIKMYVDCCKELSEVPNIKVLTKLYNLEVSDDEIVVSDCDLQDLSITPLINALHSQKSFAMLDLSHNLLGNGTIEKLQKVFAASGQSYGGLTLDLHCNRFGPTTLFQICECSLLFARLEVLNISGNRLTDACGSYLSTILKNCTALCSLNIENCCVTSRTIQKVADALDSRSALAHLCIGYNSPVSGNATVNLLCKLSTLKRFSELNMSGLKLGKPVVDTLCKLAGSLTLSGLMLGGTGIGTEGANKLVDSLLKGNEELVKLDLSYCGLTCNFVLNTSVNFFCSILELNLEGNPIMPEGSDTLFSLLVNPQCCLKVLVLRKCQLGLTGILHIIEALAENSCIEELNIADNSVPKENSALQYDLSVKSCSQNQEQKLDTMQVDDNQEVLCSLNAANYKLEVADSEDIPVEAAASGIDDSCASSCQRNSSPECHLVQQFAIAIGKAKNLQLLDLSNNGFSAQAAETFYGSWATLRPLSSQKHISKQIVHFSTRENKCCRVKPCCKKA